In Porites lutea chromosome 7, jaPorLute2.1, whole genome shotgun sequence, a single window of DNA contains:
- the LOC140942941 gene encoding uncharacterized protein yields the protein MDLAFGFPTFHPTCYNSYFNQAVPGYGFLQDLWRHTALFCDEQARQKKLMKTYSGPVIIAWLPLNQYKPEELSLCIEDEKIILHGQHRYEGEDGFENSEFMKIIKLPDDVDPTTVTSHVTRDGSLLVLNGIKRVENKIKANDDKYLVKFDLRGFKREEINIQIRGYELMVTAEHRSEEDGSRDFRHRILLPDDADLSSLKSHLCCKGVLIIEVSRDQAFVQRERNVDAMKDDKPRPQDEAKREASGNTGLDQNFH from the exons ATGGACCTCGCtttcggatttccgacttttcATCCAACTTG cTACAACAGCTACTTCAATCAAGCTGTCCCAGGTTATGGGTTTTTGCAAGATTTATGGAGACATACAGCTCTGTTCTGCGATGAACAGGCTCGGCAGAAGAAACTAATGAAGACATATTCGGGCCCAGTCATAATTGCTTGGCTGCCACTGAACCAGTACAAACCAGAAGAACTTTCACTCTGTATTGAAGACGAAAAGATAATCTTACACGGCCAACATCGATACGAAGGAGAAGATGGATTTGAGAATAGTGAGTTCATGAAAATCATTAAGCTCCCGGATGACGTAGATCCCACAACAGTGACATCACATGTAACCAGAGATGGCAGTCTTCTAGTCCTCAATGGCATCAAAcgtgttgaaaataaaataaaagcaaacgaTGACAAGTATCTGGTTAAATTCGATCTGCGTGGATTTAAACGAGAAGAAATCAATATCCAGATTCGAGGCTATGAGCTCATGGTTACAGCAGAACACAGATCGGAGGAAGATGGTTCACGTGATTTCAGGCATCGCATTTTGCTGCCCGATGACGCAGACCTCAGTTCATTGAAGTCACACCTCTGCTGTAAAGGCGTGCTAATTATAGAAGTGTCACGTGACCAAGCGTTCGTACAAAGGGAAAGAAACGTGGACGCCATGAAAGATGATAAGCCCCGACCTCAAGATGAGGCAAAACGAGAAGCAAGTGGTAACACAGGATTAGATCAGAACTTCCACTGA
- the LOC140944859 gene encoding uncharacterized protein, which translates to MINYAVLHFCPSPKKHVYMHDELLLCSWRPTMSAEGASSERFREPKTFCEEEELVEKAVPSSTKYKNKWALSVFGEWQLARTIKVPVLDPGGLFKDYDLHKVATLSTGIEEMDALSLNYWLSKFVMEVAKKTGERYPAKTIYGMVRGIRRHLEEKNGAEALNPLNNSDRR; encoded by the exons ATGATAAATTATGCAGTGTTACATTTTTGCCCTTCACCGAAAAAACACGTTTACATGCATGATGAATTGTTGTTGTGCAGTTGGCGTCCGACCATGAGTGCAGAAGGGGCGTCGTCTGAAAGGTTTAGAGAGCCGAAAACCTTTTGCGAAGAAGAAGAGTTAGTGGAGAAAGCTGTTCCCTCTTCGACAAAGTATAAGAACAAGTGGGCCCTGTCAGTTTTTGGTGAATGGCAATTAGCTCGGACGATAAAAGTGCCCGTTTTAGATCCAGGAGGCCTTTTCAAGGACTATGACTTACATAAGGTCGCGACGCTCTCTACAGGTATCGAAGAGATGGACGCGTTGAGTCTAAATTACTGGTTAAGCAAATTCGTTATGGAAGTGGCTAAGAAGACCGGCGAGAGATATCCTGCGAAAACTATTTACGGAATGGTTCGTGGTATCCGACGCCATCTGGAGGAGAAAAATGGTGCTGAAGCGTTAAATCCTCTTAATAACAGCGATCGAAG ATGA
- the LOC140943016 gene encoding uncharacterized protein produces the protein MALAFGFPTFHPTSYNSYFNQVVPGYGFLQDLWRNTALFCEEQARQKKLMKTYSGPVIIAWLPLNQYKPEEISFDVDDENITLRGQHRSEGEDGFENSEFMKTIKLPKDVDPTTVTSHVTRNGSVLVLSGIKRVEKKIKPNDDKFVAKLNLHGFKPEEINIQGRGHELMVIAKHRSEEDGSRDYRRRILLPDDADVSSLTSRLCSNGVLIIEVSRDQAFLQDEAKQEASGNTEFNGRLD, from the exons ATGGCCCTCGCtttcggatttccgacttttcATCCAACTAG ctACAACAGCTACTTCAATCAAGTTGTCCCAGGTTATGGGTTTTTGCAAGATTTATGGAGGAACACAGCTCTCTTCTGCGAGGAACAGGCTCGGCAGAAGAAACTAATGAAGACATATTCGGGCCCAGTCATAATTGCTTGGCTGCCACTGAACCAGTACAAACCAGAAGAAATTTCATTCGATGTTGACGACGAAAATATAACGTTACGCGGCCAGCATCGATCCGAAGGAGAAGATGGATTTGAGAATAGTGAGTTCATGAAAACCATTAAGCTTCCGAAAGACGTAGATCCCACAACAGTGACATCACATGTAACCAGAAATGGTAGCGTTCTAGTCCTCAGTGGCATCAAACgcgttgaaaagaaaataaaaccaaatgATGACAAGTTCGTTGCTAAATTGAATCTGCATGGATTTAAACCAGAAGAAATCAATATCCAGGGTCGAGGACATGAACTCATGGTCATAGCAAAACACAGATCGGAGGAAGATGGTTCACGTGATTACAGGCGTCGCATTTTGCTGCCTGATGACGCAGACGTCAGTTCATTGACGTCACGCCTCTGCAGTAACGGCGTGCTAATTATAGAGGTGTCACGTGACCAAGCGTTCTTACAAGACGAGGCAAAACAAGAAGCAAGTGGTAACACAGAATTCAATGGGCGCCTCGATTGA